A part of Citrifermentans bremense genomic DNA contains:
- a CDS encoding YggS family pyridoxal phosphate-dependent enzyme, with translation MSVAENLGKIRERVRLAALRAGRDPESVRLVAVSKTKPAAAIEEAFACGQQIFGENYVQELVGKKAELSSAISWHFIGNLQSNKVRQIAGMVDLIHSVDRLSLAAEIDRQWGALGKVCEVLIQVNISREETKGGTSSEELLQLVRDVARLPHLRVVGLMTMPPFFDDPEGARPYFRELRELAGKLQAAAIPGVEMRELSMGMSGDFEAAIEEGATLVRVGSALFGERQYR, from the coding sequence ATGTCGGTAGCTGAGAACCTGGGCAAAATCAGGGAGCGCGTCAGGCTGGCGGCGCTGCGGGCGGGAAGGGATCCGGAATCGGTCCGGCTGGTGGCGGTCTCGAAGACCAAGCCTGCCGCGGCGATCGAGGAGGCCTTTGCCTGCGGCCAGCAGATCTTCGGCGAGAACTACGTGCAGGAGCTGGTAGGGAAAAAGGCGGAACTCTCGTCTGCGATCTCCTGGCACTTCATCGGCAACCTGCAGAGCAACAAGGTGCGCCAGATAGCCGGGATGGTCGACCTGATCCACTCGGTGGACCGGCTCTCGCTCGCCGCGGAGATCGACCGCCAGTGGGGGGCCTTGGGGAAGGTATGCGAGGTGCTGATCCAGGTCAACATCTCCCGCGAAGAGACCAAGGGGGGGACCAGCAGCGAGGAACTGCTCCAACTGGTGCGGGACGTGGCACGGCTGCCGCACTTGCGGGTCGTCGGGCTCATGACCATGCCCCCCTTTTTCGACGACCCCGAGGGGGCTCGCCCCTATTTCCGCGAATTGAGAGAGTTGGCCGGCAAGCTTCAGGCTGCGGCCATACCCGGCGTCGAGATGCGGGAGTTGTCCATGGGGATGTCGGGGGATTTCGAGGCCGCCATAGAAGAAGGGGCGACGCTCGTGCGCGTAGGCTCCGCGCTCTTCGGGGAGAGGCAGTACCGCTAG
- a CDS encoding ABC-F family ATP-binding cassette domain-containing protein yields the protein MIHLSNITKQHGSQVLFREASFQILPGTRTGLVGPNGAGKTTLFRIITGEEEVDAGDMTLAKKTTIGYFSQDIGDMRGRSALQEVMAVSAETVRLAAELKQMEEQMGLPMSDDDMASLLERYGSAMEEFEHRGGYDLDSRAQEVLTGLGIGPDRFHNPVESFSGGWRMRVALAGILTLQPDVLLLDEPTNHLDVESIIWLEEWLASEFKGALLMTSHDRDFMNRVVTRVIEVANKTVTTYGGNYDFYEKERDIRREQLIASHKRQQEMLAKEEEFIARFAARASHAAQVQSRVKKIEKIERIEIPPEERVVRFEFAAPPRSGDDVVVMDALGKSWEQPDGSAQPIFSGVTGVIKRLSKIAVVGVNGAGKSTFLKVLAGETEPSQGSVALGANVELGYFSQHAMEILDPKKTIFETVQDVIPLATIGVIRNLLGSFLFQGDDVDKRIENLSGGEKSRVVLATLLARPVNFLVLDEPTNHLDIRSREILLNALADFAGTVVLVSHDRHFLRLLVDRVIEVDHGEMRLYEGDYDYYLSKTHHA from the coding sequence ATGATCCATCTGTCCAACATCACGAAGCAGCACGGCTCGCAGGTCCTCTTCCGCGAGGCGAGCTTCCAGATACTCCCCGGCACGAGGACCGGCCTCGTCGGTCCCAACGGCGCGGGAAAGACCACCCTCTTTCGCATCATCACCGGCGAGGAGGAGGTCGACGCCGGTGATATGACGCTGGCGAAGAAGACGACAATCGGCTACTTCTCTCAGGACATAGGCGACATGCGCGGGCGCTCCGCGCTGCAGGAGGTGATGGCGGTCTCGGCCGAAACGGTGCGCCTTGCCGCCGAGCTGAAGCAGATGGAAGAGCAGATGGGGCTCCCCATGTCCGACGACGACATGGCTTCTCTTCTGGAGCGCTACGGCTCCGCGATGGAGGAGTTCGAGCACCGCGGCGGCTACGACCTCGATTCGCGCGCCCAGGAGGTCTTGACCGGCCTCGGCATCGGGCCGGACCGCTTCCATAACCCCGTGGAATCGTTTTCCGGCGGCTGGCGCATGCGCGTTGCGCTCGCCGGCATCCTCACCCTGCAGCCCGACGTATTGCTTCTGGACGAGCCGACCAACCACCTGGACGTGGAATCGATCATCTGGCTCGAAGAGTGGCTTGCCAGCGAGTTCAAGGGGGCCCTTTTGATGACCAGCCACGACCGCGACTTCATGAACCGCGTGGTGACCCGGGTCATCGAGGTGGCCAACAAGACGGTGACGACCTACGGCGGCAACTACGACTTCTACGAAAAGGAGCGTGACATCCGCCGCGAGCAGCTGATCGCGAGCCACAAGCGCCAGCAGGAGATGCTCGCCAAGGAGGAGGAATTCATCGCCCGCTTCGCCGCCCGCGCCTCGCACGCAGCGCAGGTGCAGTCCCGGGTGAAGAAGATCGAGAAGATCGAGCGCATCGAGATCCCCCCCGAGGAGCGGGTGGTCCGCTTCGAGTTCGCCGCCCCACCTAGAAGCGGCGACGACGTGGTGGTCATGGATGCGCTCGGTAAGAGCTGGGAACAGCCCGACGGCTCGGCGCAGCCCATTTTCTCCGGGGTCACCGGGGTCATCAAGAGGCTCAGCAAGATCGCGGTGGTCGGCGTGAACGGCGCCGGGAAGTCCACCTTCCTGAAGGTGCTGGCCGGCGAGACCGAGCCGAGCCAGGGGAGCGTGGCGCTCGGGGCGAACGTGGAGCTAGGCTACTTCAGCCAGCACGCCATGGAGATCCTCGATCCCAAGAAGACCATCTTCGAGACGGTGCAGGACGTGATACCGCTGGCCACCATCGGCGTCATCCGGAACCTGCTCGGCTCCTTCCTGTTCCAGGGGGACGACGTGGACAAGCGGATCGAGAACCTCTCCGGAGGGGAGAAGAGCCGCGTGGTCCTCGCGACGCTCCTGGCCAGGCCGGTCAACTTCCTGGTGTTGGACGAGCCGACCAACCACCTCGACATCCGGTCGCGCGAGATCCTCTTGAACGCGCTGGCCGACTTCGCCGGGACCGTGGTTCTGGTCAGCCACGACCGGCACTTCCTGCGCCTTTTGGTGGACCGCGTCATCGAGGTGGACCACGGCGAAATGAGGCTCTACGAGGGGGATTACGACTACTACCTCTCCAAGACCCATCACGCCTGA
- a CDS encoding class I SAM-dependent rRNA methyltransferase, which translates to MSKACTVGPESVRMIELGHPWIIADSYTKKWPAGEAGDLVELVDPAGRFLAQALLDPKDRIVARVLSRERMRLDRGWVKERLQRAITLRRDHAGLIDTDAYRLVNGEGDLLPGLTVDRYGDYLMVQIYCSGWRRHLKLVTQALEELLEPAGIYEKGRPQNTRELESGGEGKKYGHLLSGKPAPEPLLVLENGLSFQVSLERGLNTGLFLDQRKNRRDLMARVQGKRFLNLFSYTGAFSVAAAAAGASLVTSVDASPGYMEQARSNFSVNRMNHKRHEFLVGDCLNVLDDLARQKKCYDVVLMDPPSFSTTSKSRFTTRGGTADLVAAAMKLLKGGGLLIASSNHQKVDLADYLKELRRGALQAGGTLQVVSLSGQPEDFPYPVTFPEGRYLKYAICVKG; encoded by the coding sequence ATGTCGAAAGCATGCACGGTAGGACCGGAATCGGTGCGGATGATAGAACTGGGGCACCCGTGGATCATCGCCGACAGCTACACCAAAAAGTGGCCGGCGGGCGAGGCGGGCGACCTGGTGGAGCTCGTCGACCCGGCTGGGCGTTTCCTGGCCCAGGCGCTCTTGGATCCCAAAGACCGGATCGTGGCCCGGGTGCTGTCGCGGGAGCGGATGCGCCTGGACCGGGGGTGGGTGAAGGAGCGGCTGCAGCGGGCGATCACACTCAGAAGAGACCATGCCGGGCTCATAGACACCGACGCCTACCGCCTGGTCAACGGCGAGGGGGACCTCCTTCCCGGGCTCACTGTGGACCGCTACGGCGACTACCTCATGGTGCAGATCTACTGCTCGGGGTGGCGCAGGCACCTGAAGCTGGTGACGCAGGCACTGGAGGAGTTATTGGAGCCTGCCGGCATCTACGAGAAGGGCCGTCCCCAGAATACGCGCGAACTGGAATCGGGTGGGGAGGGGAAGAAATACGGGCATCTGCTTTCCGGAAAGCCCGCTCCGGAACCGCTCCTGGTGCTGGAGAACGGGCTCAGCTTCCAGGTGAGCCTTGAGCGCGGTCTCAATACCGGCTTGTTCCTCGACCAGCGCAAGAACCGGCGCGACCTGATGGCCCGGGTGCAGGGGAAGCGCTTCTTGAACCTCTTCAGCTATACCGGCGCCTTCTCCGTCGCCGCAGCCGCGGCCGGTGCCAGCCTCGTCACCAGCGTGGACGCCTCGCCTGGGTACATGGAGCAGGCGCGCTCAAACTTCAGCGTCAACAGGATGAACCACAAGCGCCACGAATTCCTGGTAGGCGACTGCCTGAACGTGCTCGACGACCTGGCGCGGCAGAAAAAATGCTACGACGTGGTCCTCATGGACCCGCCGTCTTTTTCCACCACGTCCAAGAGCCGCTTCACCACGCGCGGCGGGACCGCGGACCTGGTCGCCGCCGCCATGAAACTTTTGAAAGGGGGAGGGTTGCTGATCGCCTCCTCGAACCATCAGAAGGTGGATCTAGCCGATTACCTGAAGGAGTTGCGTCGCGGCGCGCTCCAGGCAGGGGGGACGCTGCAGGTGGTCTCGCTCTCCGGGCAGCCGGAGGATTTCCCTTACCCGGTCACCTTCCCGGAGGGGCGCTACCTCAAGTACGCCATCTGCGTCAAGGGGTAG
- a CDS encoding bacteriohemerythrin: protein MEMVEWSESMSVGIAKIDEQHCRLIQMMGELDTAIREKAGEDMVEDILTNLFNYAQVHFALEEELFRKHKYPEMALHELEHQRFIAKAFAFKEKLDARKPGLSLELLTFLSSWVLNHIELTDKRYSKHLHDCGES, encoded by the coding sequence ATGGAAATGGTCGAATGGTCTGAAAGCATGAGCGTAGGAATAGCCAAGATCGACGAGCAGCATTGCAGGCTGATCCAGATGATGGGCGAGCTCGACACCGCCATAAGGGAGAAAGCCGGCGAGGACATGGTCGAAGACATCCTCACCAACCTGTTCAACTACGCCCAGGTTCATTTCGCGCTCGAGGAAGAGCTTTTCCGCAAGCACAAGTACCCTGAAATGGCCCTGCATGAACTGGAGCACCAGAGGTTCATCGCCAAGGCCTTCGCCTTCAAGGAGAAGCTCGACGCGAGAAAACCGGGCCTCTCCCTGGAACTGCTGACCTTTTTGTCCAGCTGGGTGCTGAACCACATCGAACTGACCGACAAGCGCTACAGCAAGCACCTGCACGACTGCGGCGAGAGCTGA
- a CDS encoding polysaccharide deacetylase family protein — protein sequence MKCRILLLLLAATLMLTPGAHAAGPVIKANAPAVTQGVNVPILLYHRFGPTVADGMTIKTSVFESHLKYLKDNGYTVIPLRKLVDYYLKKGPAPAPKSVVIVEDDAHKSVYSDMLPLAKKYNVPVTVFVYPSAISNAKYAMTWDQLRTLQKNGFDIQSHTFWHPNFKRDKKKMTPAEFEKSVQIQLKKSKDRLESQLGTKVDLLAWPFGIYDDYLLKKAADAGYVATFTIEAHHATAQDRVNKLPRYLLINSDQGKGFAQIVEGKAPKRNIVY from the coding sequence ATGAAGTGCAGAATCCTTTTGCTGCTGCTCGCCGCCACCCTCATGCTAACCCCAGGCGCACACGCGGCTGGTCCCGTGATAAAGGCCAACGCCCCCGCCGTTACCCAGGGGGTCAACGTCCCCATCCTGCTCTACCACCGCTTCGGCCCGACCGTCGCCGACGGCATGACCATCAAGACCAGCGTCTTCGAATCGCACCTGAAGTACCTGAAAGATAACGGCTACACCGTCATCCCGCTGCGCAAGCTGGTGGATTACTACCTGAAGAAGGGCCCCGCGCCGGCGCCCAAGTCCGTGGTCATCGTCGAGGACGACGCGCACAAGTCGGTCTACTCGGACATGCTCCCCCTTGCGAAGAAATACAACGTCCCCGTCACCGTGTTCGTCTACCCCTCCGCCATCTCCAACGCGAAGTACGCGATGACCTGGGACCAGCTGCGCACCCTGCAGAAGAACGGGTTCGACATCCAGTCGCACACCTTCTGGCATCCCAACTTCAAGCGCGACAAGAAAAAGATGACACCGGCCGAGTTCGAGAAGTCGGTGCAGATACAGCTCAAGAAATCGAAGGACCGCCTGGAATCCCAGCTGGGGACCAAGGTCGACCTGCTGGCCTGGCCCTTCGGCATCTATGACGATTACCTTTTGAAGAAGGCGGCCGATGCCGGTTACGTGGCTACCTTCACCATCGAGGCGCACCACGCAACCGCCCAGGACAGGGTGAACAAGCTCCCGCGTTACCTGCTGATCAACTCGGACCAGGGGAAGGGTTTCGCCCAGATCGTGGAAGGGAAGGCCCCCAAGAGAAACATCGTCTACTGA
- a CDS encoding thioredoxin family protein — protein MTQYLVKCGSCGASNRIPAEKEGVAGQCGNCRAKLPVLYLHPQQLNDDSFDAFISGYNGPVLAEFWAPWUPHCVSFAPAVRKVAELLAGEAAVVQINSDESPRLSARFMVRGIPVVHLLRKGSSVGQLQGAQSAESVVSWFRRSARDR, from the coding sequence ATGACACAATACCTGGTGAAATGCGGCTCCTGCGGGGCCTCGAACCGTATCCCTGCCGAAAAGGAGGGCGTCGCCGGGCAGTGCGGCAACTGTCGCGCCAAGCTCCCCGTGCTTTACCTTCATCCCCAGCAGTTGAACGACGACAGCTTCGACGCCTTCATCTCAGGGTACAACGGCCCCGTGCTCGCCGAGTTCTGGGCTCCCTGGTGACCCCACTGCGTCTCATTCGCACCGGCGGTGCGAAAGGTGGCTGAACTTCTGGCGGGAGAGGCGGCGGTGGTGCAGATCAACAGCGACGAGAGCCCGCGGCTCTCCGCGCGTTTCATGGTCCGGGGGATTCCCGTGGTTCACCTGCTGCGCAAAGGCTCCTCCGTCGGCCAGCTTCAGGGCGCGCAGAGCGCGGAGTCGGTGGTTAGCTGGTTCAGGCGCAGCGCAAGGGACAGATAG
- a CDS encoding outer membrane protein, producing the protein MKKTVLASMVVVAALALPGISSAASMRPGPYVSGFIGVTIPSDIHAGGDFNDTVNFDPGLNIGGTAGMDYGTLRLEGEISYKEGNVDTIFDKDSGIRYANTDVSLNATAFMANMFIDLHNNGPITPYLGGGVGFAVLSLDDEFGDFYTGDDEVVFAYQAGGGLEVPLNRHMSLDLAYRYFRTSQANFADTRMEFESHNATLGLRVKF; encoded by the coding sequence ATGAAAAAGACAGTTTTGGCTTCCATGGTGGTAGTGGCAGCTCTGGCGCTCCCCGGTATCAGCTCTGCGGCTTCCATGCGTCCGGGTCCGTACGTTTCCGGCTTCATCGGAGTGACCATTCCCTCGGATATCCATGCCGGAGGGGATTTCAACGACACGGTGAACTTTGACCCCGGGCTGAACATCGGCGGGACCGCGGGCATGGACTACGGCACGCTGCGGCTCGAAGGGGAGATATCCTACAAGGAGGGGAACGTCGACACCATCTTCGACAAGGACTCCGGTATCAGGTACGCCAATACGGACGTGAGCCTCAATGCCACCGCGTTCATGGCGAACATGTTCATCGACCTGCATAACAACGGCCCGATCACCCCCTACTTGGGCGGCGGGGTCGGCTTTGCCGTTTTGAGCCTCGACGATGAGTTCGGCGATTTCTACACCGGCGACGATGAGGTGGTGTTCGCTTACCAGGCGGGCGGAGGGCTCGAGGTCCCGCTGAACCGGCATATGTCGCTGGACCTGGCTTACCGATATTTCCGCACCTCCCAAGCCAACTTTGCCGACACCCGGATGGAGTTCGAGAGCCACAACGCCACCCTGGGATTGAGGGTCAAATTCTAA
- a CDS encoding DUF2726 domain-containing protein: MNLVVVLAIVVILVGLLAALKIKSPTKDGSLAFQSREPFLSPAERSFLGVLEQALDNNYRVLGKVRLGDLIKPAKGLSKSKRVSALNKVNQKHVDFVVCSSTDLAVLGVVELDDQSHGREDRAERDLFVDEALSGAGIPIARFSAKKGYQIQEVRTKLADMFKITLIGSASTLPQAQEPTPPQAVLKSEPGSTPTVAQPEHMEMIPMCERCGATMVKRQAKNGEHAGKFFWACSTFPKCRQVVAIT; the protein is encoded by the coding sequence ATGAATTTGGTGGTCGTATTAGCAATCGTTGTCATTCTTGTTGGGCTGTTAGCCGCTCTGAAGATCAAGTCACCAACTAAGGACGGTAGTCTTGCTTTCCAAAGCCGAGAGCCGTTTTTATCTCCTGCGGAGCGATCATTCCTCGGGGTGCTCGAACAGGCTCTGGACAACAACTACCGTGTGCTTGGGAAGGTTCGCCTCGGCGATCTTATTAAACCAGCAAAGGGGTTATCCAAAAGCAAGCGTGTCAGTGCGCTGAACAAGGTTAACCAGAAGCATGTTGATTTCGTGGTTTGCTCCTCAACGGATCTTGCGGTTCTCGGTGTGGTTGAACTGGATGACCAGTCGCATGGCCGGGAAGACCGAGCAGAGAGGGATCTCTTTGTTGATGAGGCATTGAGTGGTGCTGGCATACCCATCGCACGATTTTCTGCGAAGAAGGGGTATCAGATCCAAGAGGTTAGGACCAAGTTGGCCGATATGTTTAAGATAACCTTGATTGGATCCGCATCCACGCTTCCGCAAGCTCAGGAGCCTACTCCCCCACAAGCCGTTTTGAAAAGTGAACCGGGATCGACGCCGACGGTCGCGCAGCCAGAACACATGGAAATGATACCGATGTGCGAAAGGTGTGGTGCGACCATGGTCAAGCGACAAGCCAAGAACGGGGAGCATGCCGGAAAATTCTTCTGGGCATGCTCGACCTTTCCCAAGTGCCGTCAGGTGGTGGCAATAACGTAA
- a CDS encoding HNH endonuclease translates to MKGQVFTVAKLHYINGVVFKAAESRSTTIETLAGSYPETTKSGNAKHPEKRVRDLVRLAAGVGLLTLDKHKVDITELGQRYYHARSPLKWGLSDKQRVILQQYILEDPYRTETIYAITTLLFLTKAGYKGDKLSRQYAIEIGKAAAWKSDVTYAGFTKFGLSYIEELGLMQVSESDLMAGGPSAEERYQEKVNTVNLIVLPEGQLPAPMPATIGRRVRYPSNPRISKTALVAADFKCELDSKHITFRNCASNNQYMEAHHLVPMSKQGLFDVRLDVPENILSLCPTCHRKIHLADDAERKATVEKAFRLKAKGLPTRGIHIDFKRLCQLYSFPT, encoded by the coding sequence ATGAAGGGACAAGTATTCACCGTCGCAAAGCTCCACTACATTAACGGCGTCGTGTTCAAAGCCGCAGAGTCTCGAAGTACAACCATTGAGACCTTGGCAGGGAGCTATCCCGAAACGACCAAAAGTGGCAATGCGAAGCACCCCGAGAAAAGAGTGCGTGACCTCGTTCGCCTTGCCGCTGGGGTTGGACTGCTAACTCTGGACAAGCATAAGGTCGATATAACCGAACTCGGGCAGAGGTATTACCATGCCCGAAGCCCTCTTAAATGGGGACTCTCGGATAAGCAGCGTGTAATTCTCCAGCAATACATTCTGGAAGATCCATATCGCACGGAGACGATCTACGCCATCACGACCCTCCTCTTCTTGACTAAAGCTGGATACAAAGGAGACAAGCTGTCGAGACAGTACGCGATTGAAATCGGGAAAGCGGCAGCTTGGAAGTCGGACGTGACCTATGCGGGGTTTACGAAGTTTGGTCTGAGTTATATCGAAGAGTTGGGCCTCATGCAGGTATCTGAAAGTGATTTGATGGCTGGTGGCCCCTCAGCCGAGGAACGGTATCAGGAGAAGGTCAACACTGTAAATCTCATAGTGTTGCCGGAAGGCCAACTCCCGGCACCAATGCCTGCGACCATAGGTAGAAGGGTGAGATATCCCAGCAACCCAAGGATCTCAAAGACCGCTCTGGTTGCAGCAGATTTCAAGTGTGAGCTGGATTCCAAGCACATCACCTTCAGAAATTGTGCATCCAATAATCAATACATGGAAGCTCACCATCTGGTCCCAATGAGCAAACAGGGACTGTTCGATGTGCGGCTGGACGTACCGGAAAATATTCTGTCACTCTGCCCAACATGCCACAGGAAGATACACCTTGCTGACGATGCAGAACGAAAGGCTACGGTCGAGAAGGCTTTCCGTCTGAAGGCGAAGGGGCTTCCGACCCGAGGGATCCACATCGACTTTAAAAGGCTTTGCCAGCTTTATAGTTTTCCAACTTAG
- a CDS encoding J domain-containing protein has product MDLQTACRILGVEENTSTEALDATKKKLLKALHPDKHPPQQAEIFTRMTRDVIEAAQFLEKYVCSHQDRKTKSEKTKTLSPLKLFCLERDLNTQVKANLLLGWAHQ; this is encoded by the coding sequence ATGGACCTACAGACAGCTTGTCGCATACTTGGGGTTGAAGAAAATACTTCTACAGAGGCTCTTGACGCGACGAAAAAAAAACTATTGAAAGCATTACATCCCGACAAGCACCCTCCGCAACAAGCAGAAATTTTCACAAGGATGACAAGAGATGTAATCGAAGCCGCACAGTTTCTAGAAAAATATGTTTGTTCTCACCAAGATCGAAAAACAAAAAGTGAAAAAACCAAAACGTTGAGTCCATTGAAACTGTTTTGTTTAGAGAGGGACCTCAACACACAGGTGAAGGCAAATCTTCTTCTAGGATGGGCTCATCAGTAA
- a CDS encoding HIT family protein yields MKDFYELPADRWILETERFFVIEDGFPVSPGHHLIISKEVKETFFDLSPEEKEELVHLIETVKIIIEEDHEPDGYNLGINCGAAAGQSVMHFHCHVIPRYVGDMENPKGGVRYCIPEKGLY; encoded by the coding sequence GTGAAAGATTTTTACGAACTGCCAGCCGACCGCTGGATTCTAGAGACGGAGAGATTCTTTGTGATAGAAGATGGATTCCCGGTGTCCCCCGGCCACCACCTGATCATCTCCAAAGAGGTGAAGGAGACTTTTTTTGATCTATCACCAGAGGAGAAGGAGGAACTTGTCCACCTGATCGAGACGGTAAAGATCATCATTGAGGAGGACCATGAACCTGACGGCTATAACCTCGGAATAAATTGCGGAGCCGCAGCAGGGCAGTCTGTGATGCATTTCCACTGCCATGTCATCCCAAGGTACGTTGGCGACATGGAGAATCCGAAGGGTGGAGTGAGGTACTGCATCCCGGAGAAGGGGTTGTATTGA
- a CDS encoding HNH endonuclease codes for MTNRHARDFEDTLDVLAGKRPATLYGRTWLRHQEDKQAGVIDLAVLKGESSVEEIAVAAGTSIVRVKRHLSHLTDDTHQGMASHRLRIKDDGKVRFDLEAVSKGDDVEKKGGVSEKWTDDEFEAAVKAYLWMLEQERDGKPYKKSDVNVTLREGPLASRTKASVEYRMQNISAVLVELSMPHVTGYVPAKNVGPDGKKKIMELLTRLNYHDPADYIPTEDPDVLEERVQKLRKKVDVFAPPKGQKTAKQTTGTSTGFVRDPVVKAWVLENAKGVCEACGNPAPFSTLVGEPFLEVHHLKQLSEKGSDTHTNAVAVCPNCHRRCHHSSDRMSFLQSIYLSVPRLVRE; via the coding sequence ATGACCAACAGACATGCGAGAGACTTTGAGGATACACTGGACGTGCTGGCAGGGAAGCGTCCAGCAACACTGTATGGAAGAACGTGGCTTAGACATCAGGAAGACAAGCAGGCTGGAGTGATTGACCTTGCAGTCCTCAAGGGGGAATCTTCTGTTGAGGAAATTGCAGTGGCGGCTGGAACTTCGATTGTTCGTGTAAAGCGCCACCTGTCTCACCTTACCGATGACACCCACCAAGGCATGGCTTCACACAGACTGAGGATAAAAGATGATGGGAAAGTCCGATTCGATCTTGAAGCGGTCAGTAAAGGCGATGATGTGGAAAAAAAAGGTGGCGTTTCCGAGAAGTGGACTGACGATGAATTTGAAGCTGCCGTTAAGGCATATCTCTGGATGCTTGAGCAAGAGAGGGATGGGAAACCATATAAGAAAAGCGATGTCAACGTAACTCTTCGCGAAGGACCGCTGGCAAGCCGGACAAAAGCTTCAGTCGAGTACCGGATGCAGAACATTTCTGCTGTGCTGGTGGAACTTTCCATGCCGCATGTCACAGGGTATGTTCCGGCTAAGAACGTAGGACCTGATGGTAAAAAGAAGATCATGGAGCTTTTAACTAGGCTAAACTACCATGACCCTGCTGACTATATTCCCACTGAAGACCCAGACGTACTGGAGGAAAGGGTACAGAAGCTTAGGAAGAAAGTAGACGTCTTCGCACCTCCAAAAGGGCAAAAAACAGCCAAGCAAACCACCGGGACTTCTACCGGATTTGTTCGGGACCCAGTAGTGAAAGCATGGGTGCTGGAGAACGCTAAAGGTGTATGCGAAGCATGTGGTAACCCCGCCCCCTTTTCAACGTTGGTAGGGGAGCCATTCTTGGAAGTTCATCACCTCAAGCAATTATCGGAGAAGGGCTCAGATACCCACACGAATGCAGTCGCAGTCTGCCCCAATTGCCACCGTCGATGTCATCACTCCAGTGACCGGATGTCGTTTTTGCAGAGTATCTACCTCAGCGTGCCGAGGTTGGTGAGGGAGTAA
- a CDS encoding HNH endonuclease domain-containing protein, with translation MMAFTDKDYWKALILFGLNQATYKIALGKTLLSLAEHGQTRVTWEQLSTEFLLQYQQRLSHDPMPQQATPSRQTVMERIVKLHLAGKLSLDQAIQEVGANAFGDVIRRFDNLGNDESFKGKFYRFDFGKELILTDDLHRIVEADTTELEEELDARWSLLEGAFSIQQENFVLSNDLRLTYLENGYKRKNLTSNIPFLQGYQGNTCFYCGEPIPPDDIHVDHVLPRQVLQHDEIWNLVLSHSFCNTQKSDRLVGEHYMRKLIARNENIIGSNHPWKRRIIASLGKTPDARRSCLERHYGKVRMILGPHYWGGSLSYSPEHDPFYRRMITVLNNSRR, from the coding sequence ATGATGGCGTTCACCGACAAAGACTATTGGAAAGCTCTAATACTTTTTGGCCTCAATCAGGCGACGTACAAAATCGCTCTAGGGAAGACCCTCCTCTCTCTTGCCGAGCATGGGCAGACCAGAGTTACTTGGGAGCAGCTCTCGACGGAGTTCCTCCTTCAGTACCAACAACGCCTGTCCCATGATCCAATGCCACAACAGGCAACGCCGTCCCGGCAGACGGTCATGGAGCGGATCGTCAAGCTCCATCTAGCGGGGAAGCTGTCCCTTGATCAGGCGATTCAGGAAGTCGGAGCCAACGCATTCGGCGATGTCATCCGAAGGTTCGACAACCTCGGGAATGACGAGTCGTTCAAGGGGAAGTTCTACCGCTTTGACTTCGGCAAAGAGCTGATCCTTACGGACGATCTCCACCGCATTGTCGAGGCCGACACGACTGAACTGGAAGAAGAACTGGATGCCAGATGGAGCCTACTGGAGGGGGCCTTCTCAATTCAGCAAGAGAACTTCGTCCTCTCGAACGACCTCCGTCTGACCTACCTTGAGAATGGGTACAAAAGGAAAAACCTAACCAGCAATATTCCTTTCCTCCAAGGATACCAAGGCAACACCTGCTTCTACTGCGGCGAGCCGATTCCGCCAGATGACATCCATGTTGATCACGTCCTCCCCCGGCAGGTCTTGCAGCACGACGAGATTTGGAATCTGGTGCTCTCCCATTCCTTCTGCAATACACAGAAGTCGGATAGGTTGGTTGGTGAGCACTACATGCGGAAGCTAATTGCCCGGAACGAGAACATCATCGGCTCCAACCACCCTTGGAAGAGGAGGATCATTGCATCACTGGGGAAAACTCCTGATGCGCGTAGGTCGTGCTTGGAGAGGCATTACGGTAAAGTCAGGATGATTCTCGGCCCGCATTATTGGGGAGGGTCGCTATCGTACAGCCCTGAGCACGACCCGTTTTACAGGAGGATGATTACGGTGCTGAACAATAGCCGGAGGTAA